One Anguilla rostrata isolate EN2019 chromosome 15, ASM1855537v3, whole genome shotgun sequence genomic window carries:
- the LOC135240937 gene encoding protocadherin-8-like isoform X1: MNLRNHNLVCISQDLFSAATGGLIRKLLLCWMSSIAESTTTKYYTYEEDSPGTEIGHLSLDLRIDPAEDPQTSFRFMQKPNSSLVHMRQNDGLLTVGEIIDREQLCPRSPRCLITFDIVAFAKEKFQLIHVEIEVKDINDNSPKFPLNETYLEISENMAVGSRFPLDVAVDEDVGGNYIQSYQISFNSYFGIEAREGGDGNKHAELVLVKQLDREAENLYTIQVTAMDGGSPHRAGSMTVHIRVLDFNDNSPTFENNSIKVELFEDAPVGFLILNVHAFDPDDGINGEVMYAFVEESLDEVKQVFQVDPFSGAVTLKALVDYEAKRSYELNIQAYDLGLNSIPSTCKVVIEIVDVNDNLPEISIKPMTSTSNSVAYITESAAEESFVALISTSDRDSGSNGYVRCSLHGHKHFKLQEAYGDSVMIVTTTTLDRERIPEYNLTVVAEDLGSPPFKTVKHYTIKVTDDNDNAPLFSKAVYEVSVLENNIPGSYVITVVARDLDEGENGKVTYQLIDGDVGGAPLSTFVSVDPVSGSLYTVRSLNYESVGQIEVNIQATDRGSPPLSSTTSIRIKVIDQNDNYPYITHPVLHNDSAEVPVPFNAPPGYIVLRIRARDADDGVNSQLIFQILEDEQKLFSINKDSGEIILRYGLTSNCGDVLRVNIAVSDNGRSPLSCSATIRFVVTEMQPLEGQIVAILQSIDKEKSELDVSLIIIVMLGGGCALLLIAIVTVTLSCKLNCNGRNCNSKKNSARGPLGRSPLPVHKSQDSNVFAGPRVLVNEQIASSRHEYSKLYQERTTDSQTKVFLSSFSKAFEPVSLWQCEEYSLQLSGTTDQLSVKDSGKGDSDFNDSDSDISGDGCRKNSSVLLPRANSTFHPASSVDVNLQNRHCAIPTRTTVACGNGYTIAFSQVSVNSPHANLVPWRDLGCRTSVSRGWTPLQTSPQDGNALHSHCQLEQHSGMSPDVQGQQGQDAPAAALATVNFLLTAGNCSVFL; this comes from the exons CGGAAAGTACAACTACGAAATACTATACTTATGAAGAGGATTCGCCTGGCACCGAGATAGGACATCTGTCACTGGATTTGAGGATCGACCCGGCCGAAGACCCGCAGACAAGTTTTCGCTTTATGCAGAAGCCAAACTCCTCTCTCGTTCATATGCGTCAGAATGATGGACTTTTAACAGTCGGGGAGATCATTGACCGGGAGCAGTTGTGCCCTCGCTCACCCCGGTGCCTGATTACGTTTGACATTGTCGCGTTTGCCAAGGAAAAGTTCCAGCTGATTCACGTGGAGATCGAGGTGAAAGACATCAATGACAACTCCCCAAAGTTCCCACTGAATGAGACTTATTTGgagatttcagaaaatatggCTGTGGGCTCGCGGTTTCCTTTGGACGTCGCTGTCGACGAGGATGTGGGGGGTAACTATATCCAAAGTTACCAGATTTCTTTCAACAGTTACTTTGGCATCGAGGCGCGGGAAGGGGGCGACGGGAATAAACACGCTGAATTGGTATTAGTGAAACAATTGGACAGGGAAGCTGAGAATTTGTACACAATTCAGGTGACGGCTATGGATGGGGGGAGTCCCCATAGGGCAGGGTCCATGACAGTTCATATCAGAGTGCTAGATTTCAACGACAATAGCCCGACTTTCGAGAACAATTCCATAAAGGTGGAGCTTTTTGAGGACGCACCAGTTGGTTTTCTTATTCTTAATGTACACGCCTTCGACCCGGACGATGGTATTAATGGTGAGGTGATGTATGCATTTGTAGAAGAGTCACTGGACGAGGTAAAGCAGGTGTTTCAAGTAGATCCGTTTTCTGGCGCCGTGACTCTGAAGGCTTTGGTCGATTATGAGGCAAAGAGGTCATATGAATTGAACATCCAGGCTTACGATTTAGGCTTAAACTCAATCCCGTCCACTTGTAAAGTTGTTATAGAAATTGTAGATGTAAACGACAACTTGCCGGAGATCAGCATCAAACCGATGACTTCGACGAGTAACAGTGTCGCCTACATTACGGAATCCGCCGCTGAGGAGAGTTTCGTGGCTCTAATCAGTACCTCGGACAGAGACTCCGGATCAAACGGGTATGTGCGTTGCAGTTTACACGGGCACAAGCATTTCAAACTGCAAGAAGCTTACGGTGACAGCGTCATGATAGTGACGACCACAACTCTGGACAGGGAACGAATTCCAGAGTACAACCTTACTGTTGTGGCCGAAGACCTGGGATCTCCCCCATTCAAAACCGTTAAACACTACACAATCAAAGTGACTGACGATAACGACAACGCTCCGCTCTTCAGCAAGGCGGTTTACGAAGTTTCCGTCCTTGAAAACAATATCCCGGGTTCCTATGTTATCACCGTGGTTGCCCGTGATCTTGATGAGGGTGAAAACGGCAAGGTCACGTACCAACTCATAGACGGAGACGTCGGTGGTGCGCCTTTGTCAACCTTTGTTTCCGTCGACCCGGTCTCAGGGTCTTTATATACTGTGAGGTCATTGAATTACGAATCAGTGGGTCAAATCGAAGTTAACATTCAAGCTACGGACAGAGGTTCCCCTCCATTGTCGAGTACTACATCAATAAGAATTAAAGTAATTGACCAAAACGACAATTATCCGTATATAACGCATCCAGTTTTGCATAACGACTCTGCTGAAGTGCCCGTACCTTTCAACGCGCCCCCTGGTTACATAGTACTCCGGATCAGGGCACGAGATGCAGACGACGGTGTGAACAGCCAGCTAATCTTCCAAATTTTGGAAGACGAGCAAAAGCTTTTTTCCATCAACAAGGACAGTGGTGAAATTATTTTGAGATACGGACTGACGTCCAATTGTGGAGACGTGCTGCGGGTCAATATTGCCGTCAGCGACAACGGGAGGTCGCCACTGTCCTGCAGCGCTACTATACGTTTCGTGGTAACAGAAATGCAACCATTGGAAGGTCAGATTGTTGCCATTCTGCAGTCAATCGACAAAGAGAAGTCCGAACTGGACGTTTCGCTCATTATTATCGTGATGCTGGGCGGGGGTTGTGCACTGTTGCTCATAGCGATTGTGACTGTTACGCTGTCATGCAAGTTAAACTGCAATGGAAGGAACTGCAATTCCAAGAAAAACTCGGCACGTGGCCCCCTCGGAAGAAGCCCTCTTCCCGTGCACAAATCACAGGATTCAAATGTGTTCGCCGGACCCAGAGTCCTGGTCAACGAGCAGATTGCGTCATCAAGACATGAATACAGCAAACTTTATCAGGAGAGAACTACGGACTCTCAGACTAAG gtgTTTCTCTCCTCATTCAGCAAGGCCTTTGAACCTGTGTCACTGTGGCAGTGTGAGGAATACAGCTTACAGTTGAG TGGGACCACGGATCAGCTGAGCGTGAAGGACAGCGGCAAAGGAGACAGCGACTTCAATGACAGCGATTCTGACATCAGCGGAGATGGGTGCAGGAAAAACAGCAGCGTGCTTCTTCCCCGGGCAAACA GCACATTCCATCCAGCCAGCAGCGTTGATGTAAATCTTCAGAACCGCCACTGTGCAATCCCAACTCGTACCACAGTCGCCTGCGGCAATGGCTACACGATAGCTTTTTCCCAGGTGTCAGTCAACAGTCCCCATGCTAATCTCGTACCTTGGAGAGACTTGGGCTGTAGGACAAGTGTCTCCAGAGGTTGGACCCCACTGCAGACGTCTCCACAGGACGGGAATGCTCTCCATTCCCACTGCCAGCTGGAGCAACACTCAGGCATGAGCCCCGATGTTCAGGGTCAGCAGGGCCAGGAtgccccagcagcagctctgGCAACGGTCAACTTTCTTTTAACGGCAGGAAAttgcagtgtatttttgtgA
- the LOC135240937 gene encoding protocadherin-8-like isoform X2: protein MQKPNSSLVHMRQNDGLLTVGEIIDREQLCPRSPRCLITFDIVAFAKEKFQLIHVEIEVKDINDNSPKFPLNETYLEISENMAVGSRFPLDVAVDEDVGGNYIQSYQISFNSYFGIEAREGGDGNKHAELVLVKQLDREAENLYTIQVTAMDGGSPHRAGSMTVHIRVLDFNDNSPTFENNSIKVELFEDAPVGFLILNVHAFDPDDGINGEVMYAFVEESLDEVKQVFQVDPFSGAVTLKALVDYEAKRSYELNIQAYDLGLNSIPSTCKVVIEIVDVNDNLPEISIKPMTSTSNSVAYITESAAEESFVALISTSDRDSGSNGYVRCSLHGHKHFKLQEAYGDSVMIVTTTTLDRERIPEYNLTVVAEDLGSPPFKTVKHYTIKVTDDNDNAPLFSKAVYEVSVLENNIPGSYVITVVARDLDEGENGKVTYQLIDGDVGGAPLSTFVSVDPVSGSLYTVRSLNYESVGQIEVNIQATDRGSPPLSSTTSIRIKVIDQNDNYPYITHPVLHNDSAEVPVPFNAPPGYIVLRIRARDADDGVNSQLIFQILEDEQKLFSINKDSGEIILRYGLTSNCGDVLRVNIAVSDNGRSPLSCSATIRFVVTEMQPLEGQIVAILQSIDKEKSELDVSLIIIVMLGGGCALLLIAIVTVTLSCKLNCNGRNCNSKKNSARGPLGRSPLPVHKSQDSNVFAGPRVLVNEQIASSRHEYSKLYQERTTDSQTKVFLSSFSKAFEPVSLWQCEEYSLQLSGTTDQLSVKDSGKGDSDFNDSDSDISGDGCRKNSSVLLPRANSTFHPASSVDVNLQNRHCAIPTRTTVACGNGYTIAFSQVSVNSPHANLVPWRDLGCRTSVSRGWTPLQTSPQDGNALHSHCQLEQHSGMSPDVQGQQGQDAPAAALATVNFLLTAGNCSVFL from the exons ATGCAGAAGCCAAACTCCTCTCTCGTTCATATGCGTCAGAATGATGGACTTTTAACAGTCGGGGAGATCATTGACCGGGAGCAGTTGTGCCCTCGCTCACCCCGGTGCCTGATTACGTTTGACATTGTCGCGTTTGCCAAGGAAAAGTTCCAGCTGATTCACGTGGAGATCGAGGTGAAAGACATCAATGACAACTCCCCAAAGTTCCCACTGAATGAGACTTATTTGgagatttcagaaaatatggCTGTGGGCTCGCGGTTTCCTTTGGACGTCGCTGTCGACGAGGATGTGGGGGGTAACTATATCCAAAGTTACCAGATTTCTTTCAACAGTTACTTTGGCATCGAGGCGCGGGAAGGGGGCGACGGGAATAAACACGCTGAATTGGTATTAGTGAAACAATTGGACAGGGAAGCTGAGAATTTGTACACAATTCAGGTGACGGCTATGGATGGGGGGAGTCCCCATAGGGCAGGGTCCATGACAGTTCATATCAGAGTGCTAGATTTCAACGACAATAGCCCGACTTTCGAGAACAATTCCATAAAGGTGGAGCTTTTTGAGGACGCACCAGTTGGTTTTCTTATTCTTAATGTACACGCCTTCGACCCGGACGATGGTATTAATGGTGAGGTGATGTATGCATTTGTAGAAGAGTCACTGGACGAGGTAAAGCAGGTGTTTCAAGTAGATCCGTTTTCTGGCGCCGTGACTCTGAAGGCTTTGGTCGATTATGAGGCAAAGAGGTCATATGAATTGAACATCCAGGCTTACGATTTAGGCTTAAACTCAATCCCGTCCACTTGTAAAGTTGTTATAGAAATTGTAGATGTAAACGACAACTTGCCGGAGATCAGCATCAAACCGATGACTTCGACGAGTAACAGTGTCGCCTACATTACGGAATCCGCCGCTGAGGAGAGTTTCGTGGCTCTAATCAGTACCTCGGACAGAGACTCCGGATCAAACGGGTATGTGCGTTGCAGTTTACACGGGCACAAGCATTTCAAACTGCAAGAAGCTTACGGTGACAGCGTCATGATAGTGACGACCACAACTCTGGACAGGGAACGAATTCCAGAGTACAACCTTACTGTTGTGGCCGAAGACCTGGGATCTCCCCCATTCAAAACCGTTAAACACTACACAATCAAAGTGACTGACGATAACGACAACGCTCCGCTCTTCAGCAAGGCGGTTTACGAAGTTTCCGTCCTTGAAAACAATATCCCGGGTTCCTATGTTATCACCGTGGTTGCCCGTGATCTTGATGAGGGTGAAAACGGCAAGGTCACGTACCAACTCATAGACGGAGACGTCGGTGGTGCGCCTTTGTCAACCTTTGTTTCCGTCGACCCGGTCTCAGGGTCTTTATATACTGTGAGGTCATTGAATTACGAATCAGTGGGTCAAATCGAAGTTAACATTCAAGCTACGGACAGAGGTTCCCCTCCATTGTCGAGTACTACATCAATAAGAATTAAAGTAATTGACCAAAACGACAATTATCCGTATATAACGCATCCAGTTTTGCATAACGACTCTGCTGAAGTGCCCGTACCTTTCAACGCGCCCCCTGGTTACATAGTACTCCGGATCAGGGCACGAGATGCAGACGACGGTGTGAACAGCCAGCTAATCTTCCAAATTTTGGAAGACGAGCAAAAGCTTTTTTCCATCAACAAGGACAGTGGTGAAATTATTTTGAGATACGGACTGACGTCCAATTGTGGAGACGTGCTGCGGGTCAATATTGCCGTCAGCGACAACGGGAGGTCGCCACTGTCCTGCAGCGCTACTATACGTTTCGTGGTAACAGAAATGCAACCATTGGAAGGTCAGATTGTTGCCATTCTGCAGTCAATCGACAAAGAGAAGTCCGAACTGGACGTTTCGCTCATTATTATCGTGATGCTGGGCGGGGGTTGTGCACTGTTGCTCATAGCGATTGTGACTGTTACGCTGTCATGCAAGTTAAACTGCAATGGAAGGAACTGCAATTCCAAGAAAAACTCGGCACGTGGCCCCCTCGGAAGAAGCCCTCTTCCCGTGCACAAATCACAGGATTCAAATGTGTTCGCCGGACCCAGAGTCCTGGTCAACGAGCAGATTGCGTCATCAAGACATGAATACAGCAAACTTTATCAGGAGAGAACTACGGACTCTCAGACTAAG gtgTTTCTCTCCTCATTCAGCAAGGCCTTTGAACCTGTGTCACTGTGGCAGTGTGAGGAATACAGCTTACAGTTGAG TGGGACCACGGATCAGCTGAGCGTGAAGGACAGCGGCAAAGGAGACAGCGACTTCAATGACAGCGATTCTGACATCAGCGGAGATGGGTGCAGGAAAAACAGCAGCGTGCTTCTTCCCCGGGCAAACA GCACATTCCATCCAGCCAGCAGCGTTGATGTAAATCTTCAGAACCGCCACTGTGCAATCCCAACTCGTACCACAGTCGCCTGCGGCAATGGCTACACGATAGCTTTTTCCCAGGTGTCAGTCAACAGTCCCCATGCTAATCTCGTACCTTGGAGAGACTTGGGCTGTAGGACAAGTGTCTCCAGAGGTTGGACCCCACTGCAGACGTCTCCACAGGACGGGAATGCTCTCCATTCCCACTGCCAGCTGGAGCAACACTCAGGCATGAGCCCCGATGTTCAGGGTCAGCAGGGCCAGGAtgccccagcagcagctctgGCAACGGTCAACTTTCTTTTAACGGCAGGAAAttgcagtgtatttttgtgA